A single window of Flavobacterium sp. 140616W15 DNA harbors:
- a CDS encoding HAMP domain-containing sensor histidine kinase: MKIRNRFTLISSFTFSIVFIIASIITYLSFYSYSEKIMYNELQKTCLLTGIFYLEKDELPENQHLIIGQQFKENSLEIVTRVYNKQNEIVYGEKEHDKNITIQRLDYIRKNRKLSFKSNHHFYFGSYYRDNQGDFVVFVKKNDIEFKTITNRLLIIMVLVLLIGLILIYMVSRKLSNLAYSPIKNIVDQVNEIEASSLDRHIISPNTKDEIQELIETYNNLFKRLSDTFVIQKNFINYVSHEFKTPLTAISGNLEVFAQKERTSAEYKEMSEKVLENVYQIEDTLNTLMMLSGLRDNTELNEVFRVDELVWDINDQLPDVHKLKDSQIQIALEVTNDKLLSIKGNSNEIKIALYNIIENAVKYSNGNPIKISLLQQDNQLKIVIKDHGTGISENDLKFIKQTFYRGKNVDDIKGSGVGLSLANIIFKQNNIHFAITSKKDEGTTVTLLFPPL; encoded by the coding sequence ATGAAAATACGCAACCGATTTACATTAATATCTTCATTTACGTTTAGCATAGTATTTATAATTGCTTCGATTATAACATACTTATCGTTTTACAGCTATTCAGAAAAGATAATGTACAACGAACTTCAAAAAACATGTTTACTTACTGGAATCTTCTATTTAGAAAAAGATGAATTGCCAGAAAATCAACATTTAATCATTGGACAGCAATTCAAAGAAAATTCTCTTGAGATAGTAACCCGTGTTTACAACAAGCAAAACGAAATTGTTTATGGTGAAAAAGAACATGATAAAAATATAACTATTCAAAGACTAGATTATATTCGGAAGAATAGGAAATTAAGTTTTAAATCAAATCACCACTTTTATTTCGGAAGCTATTACCGTGACAATCAAGGTGATTTTGTTGTTTTTGTTAAGAAAAATGATATTGAATTTAAAACTATCACCAACCGATTGTTAATTATCATGGTGCTGGTTTTACTCATTGGACTCATACTAATATACATGGTTAGCCGTAAGTTATCAAACCTTGCTTACAGTCCAATTAAAAACATTGTAGATCAGGTAAACGAAATCGAGGCTTCGTCACTAGACCGACATATTATATCTCCAAATACCAAAGACGAAATACAAGAACTTATAGAAACCTATAATAATTTATTTAAGCGTTTATCGGATACATTTGTAATTCAAAAAAACTTCATCAATTATGTTTCTCACGAATTTAAAACACCTTTAACAGCTATATCTGGAAATTTAGAAGTATTTGCACAAAAAGAAAGAACAAGTGCTGAGTACAAAGAAATGTCTGAAAAAGTATTAGAAAATGTATATCAAATAGAAGATACTCTCAATACACTTATGATGTTGTCCGGACTTAGAGACAATACCGAACTTAATGAAGTTTTTAGAGTTGATGAACTCGTATGGGATATTAATGACCAGTTACCAGATGTACATAAACTAAAGGATTCTCAAATTCAAATCGCACTAGAAGTTACTAATGACAAATTACTTTCGATAAAAGGAAATAGTAACGAAATAAAAATTGCTTTGTATAATATCATAGAGAATGCCGTGAAATACTCGAATGGTAATCCTATAAAAATAAGCTTATTACAACAGGATAATCAATTAAAAATAGTAATCAAAGACCACGGTACAGGCATTAGTGAAAACGACTTAAAGTTTATCAAACAAACCTTTTATAGAGGCAAAAATGTCGATGATATAAAAGGCAGTGGTGTAGGACTTTCTTTGGCAAACATTATCTTCAAGCAAAATAATATTCATTTTGCAATTACTTCAAAAAAAGATGAAGGAACAACGGTAACATTGCTATTTCCGCCACTCTAA